A window from Purpureocillium takamizusanense chromosome 3, complete sequence encodes these proteins:
- a CDS encoding uncharacterized protein (TransMembrane:2 (i91-113o125-147i)~COG:P~EggNog:ENOG503P380), with product MAATRVFASRLATQMATKAARPAIRAPVAAASKRTISGSASPLQTLKRQQAATLLQATTRNAFQVQRRAYSSEIAQAMVEVSKNIGMGSAAIGLTGAGIGIGLVFAALLHAVARNPALRGQLFSYAILGFAFVEAIGLFDLMVALMAKFT from the exons ATGGCCGCCACCCGTGTCTTCGCCTCCCGTCTGGCCACCCAGATGGCCACCAAGGCTGCTCGCCCTGCCATCCGAGcccccgtcgctgccgcctccaAGCGCACCATCTCTG GCTCTGCCAGCCCTCTCCAGACCCTCAagcgccagcaggccgccacCCTGCTCCAGGCCACCACCCGGAATGCCTTCcaggtccagcgccgcgcctACTCTTCCGAGATCGCCCAGGCCATGGTCGAGGTCTCCAAGAACATCGGCATGGGCTCTGCTGCCATCGGCCTGACGGGTGCCGGTATCGGTATCGgtctcgtcttcgccgccctgctgcacgccgtcgcccgcaaCCCTGCCCTCCGCGGCCAGCTCTTCTCGTACGCCATTCTGGGCTTTGCCttcgtcgaggccattggTCTCTTCGACCTCATGGTTGCCCTCATGGCCAAGTTT ACCTAA
- the SAS2 gene encoding Histone acetyltransferase (EggNog:ENOG503NUB3~COG:B), which yields MAPKRKRATDPAPGAAGATRRATRQTPVVPPLPAPAAAPASARAAPAPAPAGGASGAPAAPQPQPRPPHPPPKPQPPQPPPQPMAPAPPAAHETPVPIPTPLAVEHKAAAPRRAIRGRVQQHQHQQQQQQPPSDRPSTQAHETPVPVPFPAAAVAITASPAASKTRIPPPTRPLAPAATPRDNMIASASAASAAIKDAVRPSDLVAPEITYHVPQPHQPGRLQSSLVRPHGPSAALPPPPPRLDRPPPPVVTPVPPPKPPTLPVSDRGPPRADRNIDKVVLGNLCFRTWYPSYYGKEVLGDASGNASKGVGSKDKDVAGAKDQVAPGGKTSSSSSKKEKDQQPMLERLYVCPSCFKYARELVAWRGHVRLCERRGHVPGEKVYVHPKGRRRILVAHDGKTPGPGPKRRRGDGGVRYVEEIVQDEGEWSIWEVDGEKDGLFCQNLSLFAKLFLDNKSVFFDVTGFNYFLLVYTPPAKPTPPPGTEPAPRAPPQVTGFFSKEKMSWDNNNLACILVFPPWQRKGLGALLMGASYEISRREGILGGPEKPISDLGRKGYRRFWSGEVARWLLGLDVGGQHETLVDVDDVSRGTWISPEDCLAVLRDMGVVEDAGVGPGKADATEPEARHGSDDDGDAGGGGRAPLESAAAARSDEARPAVPRVRLDKEAVRRFVATHRISLERTCDPDGFVAGYAIKARGVAADADADGGAEA from the exons atggcgccgaagCGCAAACGAGCGACGGATCCAGCGCccggggccgccggcgcaacGCGTCGTGCGACGCGTCAAACGCCCGTCGTGCccccgctgcccgcgcccgccgcagcgcccgccagtgcgagggcggctccagctccagctcccgCAGGGGGGGCCTCGGGGGCTCCAGCGGCACCGCAACCGCAACCACGTCCACCACATCCACCACCAaaaccacaaccaccacaaccaccaccacaaccaaTGGCGCCTgcaccgcccgcggcccacGAAACACCTGTCCCGATCCCCacgccgctggccgtcgagcacAAGGCCGCCGCACCGAGACGCGCCATCCGCGGACGCGtccagcagcatcagcatcagcagcagcagcagcagccgcccagcgacaggccgtcgacgcaggCACACGAAACCCCCGTGCCGGTGCCGTTtccagcagccgccgtcgccatcaccgcgAGCCCGGCTGCTTCGAAAACGcgcatcccgccgccgacgcgcccgctcgcccccGCTGCCACCCCTCGAGACAACATGATTGCgtccgcgagcgccgcgagcgccgccatcaaggacgcCGTCCGGCCGTCGGACCTCGTGGCGCCCGAAATCACATACCACGTCCCGCAGCCGCACCAGCCCGGCCGCCTGCAGTCGTCGCTCGTCCGCCCTCACGgcccctcggccgccctgccgccgccgccgccgcgcctcgacaggccgccgccacccgtcgTGACGCCggtcccgccgcccaagccgccgacgctgcccgTCTCGGACCGGGGCCCCCCGCGGGCGGACCGCAACATCGATAAGGTCGTGTTGGGGAACCTCTGCTTCCGGACCTGGTACCCCAGCTACTACGGCAAGgaggtgctcggcgacgcgtCGGGCAACGCCTCCAAGGGCGTCGGcagcaaggacaaggacgttgccggcgccaaggacCAGGTGGCGCCCGGTGgcaagacgtcgtcgtcgtcgtccaagaaggaaaaggacCAGCAGCCCATGCTGGAGCGACTCTACGTCTGCCCAAGCTGCTTCAAGTACGCCCGCGAGCTGGTGGCCTGGCGGGGTCACGTCCGCCTGTGCGAGCGACGCGGCCACGTGCCCGGCGAAAAGGTCTACGTCCACCCCAAGGGCCGTCGGCggatcctcgtcgcccacgacggcaagacgccgGGGCCGGGCCCAAAGCggaggcgcggcgacgggggcgtaCGCTACGTCGAGGAGATTGtgcaggacgagggcgaaTGGAGCATATGGGAGGTGGACGGCGAAAAGGACGGG CTCTTTTGCCAGAACCTGTCGCTCTTCGCCAAGCTCTTTCTCGACAACAAGTCCGTCTTCTTTGACGTGACGGGCTTCAACTACTTTCTGCTCGTGtacacgccgccggccaagcccacgccgccgcccgggacggagcccgcgccgagggccccCCCGCAGGTgacgggcttcttctccaAGGAAAAGATGTCGTGGGACAACAACAACCTGGCCTGCATCCTGGTGTTCCCGCCGTGGCAGCGCAAGGGCCTGGGGGCGCTGCTGATGGGCGCGTCGTACGAGATCtcgcggcgcgagggcatcCTGGGCGGGCCCGAGAAGCCCATCTCGGACCTGGGCCGCAAGGGGTACCGGCGGTTCTGGTCCGGCGAGGTGGCCCGGTggctgctgggcctcgacgtgGGTGGCCAGCACGagacgctcgtcgacgtcgacgacgtgagCCGCGGCACGTGGATCTCGCCCGAGGACTGCCTCGCGGTGCTGCGCgacatgggcgtcgtcgaggacgcgggcgtgggGCCCGGCAAGGCGGACGCGACGGAGCCCGaggcgcggcacggcagcgacgacgacggggacgcgggcggtggcggcagggcACCGctggagtcggcggcggcggccaggagcgacgaggccaggccggcggtgccgcgcgtgcgcctcgacaaggaggcggtgcggcggtTCGTGGCGACGCACCGCATCAGCCTCGAGCGGACGTGCGACCcggacggcttcgtcgcggGCTACGCCATCAAGGCGcggggggtggcggcggacgcggacgcggacgggGGGGCCGAGGCGTGA
- a CDS encoding uncharacterized protein (COG:S~EggNog:ENOG503Q4C7), which yields MSDTQSDTLEATRLAGLVRRALAALDSALPGFDPSRPLTADEMLALPLATHRVDDELHGLPRRRSPRAALAQLIAPLLYPVHDGSLAALIRYEADRVRVRGWVVVQRKFDLLRATRRNGRHALGLSGGAGPGVRAPVWSSRVVDQGPWDEQRMPVSRAGVPAVPMPVRVAREEHLAPFFAHLRGQGTHVLEDDEADGSGGTALDGGKGEPYYGVPGAEFARGVVYADGRMDLCKMVVGPDHIGRLMDSLRGNAFVRHFLLGNNIVGPAGARAIAAFIEELPRRMETWYLAGNCIDGAGFTALVDAMTRSPAVTNVWLKRNPLGAHAADDVFRLVTQTPNLRTLDLDQTELGDAGVARLFARLAAHPGPPLPLRNLYLNGNGIAADGARALAGFLASPCCPLSSLYLSCNPLGDAGVEALAAALPAARHLTRLLLQSVGVGTRGAVALCRAVTACPGLRTLDLGQAYATEDLAQAYNYIDDGAVPAIRAMLITGAGLEYFSLGHCAVSHAALDELSCAIAACPSPLLYYAASSVLPRPRRPDAVFVPARDTPLPHPDAPPRAAVDAEKRLRARLEANVRARFADPGMTYTRFLAEERRWLVSDRDDVRKIDSVYRNREAAAARRGAGALAKRWDEGDDTLQRVGELGVVPVLRTAIAA from the coding sequence ATGTCAGACACGCAGTCAGACACGCTCGAGGCCACccggctcgccggcctcgtccgccgtgccctcgccgccctcgacagCGCCCTCCCCGGCTTCGACCCGTCGCGGCCGCTGACCGCCGACGAGATGCTCGCGCTGCCCCTGGCCACGcaccgcgtcgacgacgagctgcacggcCTCCCCCGACGGCGGtccccccgcgccgccctcgcgcagctcatcGCACCGCTGCTCTACCCGGTCCACGACGGCTCCCTCGCGGCTCTCATCCGCTACGAGGCCGACCGCGTGCGCGTCCGCGGCtgggtcgtcgtccagcgCAAGTTTGACCTCTTGCGGGCCACCCGGCGcaacggccgccacgccctgGGCctgtcgggcggcgcggggcccgGCGTGCGGGCGCCCGTGTGGTCgagccgcgtcgtcgaccagggcCCCTGGGACGAGCAGAGGATGCCCGTgtcccgcgccggcgtccccGCGGTGCCCATGCCCGTCCGGGTCGCGCGAGAGGAGCACCTGGCGCCGTTCTTTGCTCACCTGCGCGGCCAGGGCACGCAcgtgctcgaggacgacgaggccgacggcagcggcgggacggcgctcgacggcggcaagggggaGCCGTACTACGGCGTGCCGGGCGCCGAGTttgcgcgcggcgtcgtgtacgcggacgggcggatggACCTGTGCAAAATGGTGGTCGGGCCGGACCACATCGGGCGGCTCATGGACAGCCTCCGCGGCAACGCCTTTGTGCGGCACTTTCTGCTCGGCAACAACATCGTCGGCCcggcgggggcgcgcgccatcgccgccttcatcgaggagctgccgcggcgcatGGAGACGTGGTACCTCGCGGGCAACtgcatcgacggcgcgggcttcacggccctcgtcgacgccatgacgCGGTCCCCGGCCGTCACCAACGTATGGCTCAAGCGCAACCCGCTGggcgcgcacgccgccgacgatgtgTTCCGGCTCGTCACGCAGACGCCCAACCTGCGCACGCTGGACCTGGACCAGAcggagctgggcgacgcgggcgtggcgcgccTCTttgcccgcctggccgcgcacccggggccgccgctgcccctgcgCAACCTGTAcctcaacggcaacggcatcgccgccgacggggcgcgcgccctggccgggTTCCTCGCCAGCCCGTGCTGCCCCCTCTCGTCGCTGTACCTATCGTGCAAcccgctcggcgacgcgggcgtcgaggccctcgcggcggcgctgcccgcgGCAAGGCACCTGACACGCCTGCTCCTGCAGTCGGTCGGCGTTGGCACGCGgggggccgtggcgctcTGCCGCGCCGTGACGGCGTGCCCCGGACTCCGGaccctcgacctcggccaggCGTACGCGACCGAGGACCTGGCGCAGGCGTACAACtacatcgacgacggcgccgtgcccgccaTCAGGGCCATGCTCAtcacgggcgccgggctcgagTACTTTAGCCTCGGCCACTGCGCCGTCTCGCAcgctgccctcgacgagctgtcatgcgccatcgccgcgtGCCCGTCCCCGCTGCTCTACTACGCCGCGTCCTCCGTCCTGccccgtccacgccgccccgATGCCGTCTTCGTGCCCGCACGCGACACCCCGCTGCCGCACCCGGAcgccccgccgcgcgccgccgtcgacgccgagaagcggctgcgcgcgcgcctcgaggccaaTGTTCGCGCGCGCTTTGCCGACCCGGGCATGACGTACACGCGCTTCCTTGCCGAGGAGAGGCGCTGGCTCGTCAGCGACAGGGACGACGTGCGCAAAATCGACAGCGTGTACCGCAAccgcgaggcggccgcggcgcgcagggggGCCGGAGCGCTGGCCAAGCGGTGGGACGAGGGGGATGATACCCTCCAGAGGGTGGgggagctgggcgtcgtgcCAGTGTTGCGGACCGCGATCGCTGCGTAA
- the RPN3 gene encoding 26S proteasome non-ATPase regulatory subunit (COG:O~BUSCO:EOG09262CMP~EggNog:ENOG503NV8D), whose translation MPGKTPQSNGNEPVENGVRNNGDVEMKDAKNKGKKGAKDATADDEMTVVVPPSKAAKQPHKPQDGDGDVSMGDDAADGGEVKADPALQTVTDIKSNFALLDRAVALFDARFSLRALRSISVIRKRLTPDIIGQAIVDTFPATVTSGNIAKNLLVAVGREGMPLGRQAGGPEMEVDGGEGKVSAAAKNGSKKEAKDIIPEIDIFLGILVQVYLFDGKEYAKGAEFSRYLSERIQALNRRTLDSLSAKVYFYYSLFCEHMAPQPPSPESPIVELRPTLLAALRTAVLRKDIDTQASVIVLLLRSYLLTSHIGQADLLVSHTQFPENAVNNQVARFLYYLGRIRAIQLRYTEAHEHLTAATRKAPSSGCAVGFSQTATKLLMVVELLMGDIPDRATFRLPSLEDALHPYLLLVQAVRVGNLEDFETAIADHADTFRRDGTYSLILRLRQNVIKTGIRMMSLSYSRISLRDICIRLHLGSEESAEYIVAKAIRDGVIEATLDRERGFMKSKEVGDVYATREPGEAFHDRIRACLALHDESVKAMRFPMNQHRLELKNAQEAREREREMAKEIQEGDLDEDDLGGDFEGM comes from the exons atgcccggcaAAACGCCCCagagcaacggcaacgagcCCGTCGAAAACGGCGTCAGGAACAACGGAGATGTCGAGATGAAGGACGCCAAgaacaagggcaagaagggcgccaaggacgccaccgccgacgacgagatgaCGGTGGTCGTGCCGccgtccaaggcggccaagcagccGCACAAGCcccaggacggcgacggcgacgtgtccatgggcgacgacgcggccgacggcggcgaggtcaaggccgaccCGGCGCTGCAGACGGTCACAG ACATCAAGAGCAACTTTGCCCTGCTAGAccgcgccgtggccctcTTCGACGCCAGGTTTTCGCTGCGGGCCCTGCGGTCCATCTCCGTCATCCGCAAGCGGCTGACGCCCGACATCATCGGCCAGGCCATTGTCGACACGTTCCCCGCCACCGTCACGTCCGGCAACATTGCCAAGAACCTGCTGGTGGCCGTTGGGCGCGAGGGCATGCCGCTGGGccgccaggcgggcgggcccgAGATGGAGGTGgacgggggcgagggcaaggtcagcgccgccgccaagaacGGCTCCaagaaggaggccaaggacatCATCCCCGAGATCGACATCTTCCTCGGCATCCTGGTGCAGGTGTACCTGTTCGACGGCAAGGAGTACGCCAAGGGCGCCGAGTTCTCGCGGTACCTGTCGGAGCGGATCCAGGCGCTCAACCGCCGCACGCTGGACTCGCTGTCGGCCAAGGTGTACTTTTACTACTCGCTCTTCTGCGAGCAcatggcgccgcagccgccgtcgcccgagtCGCCGATTGTGGAGCTGcggccgacgctgctggcggcgctgcggacggcggtgctgcgcaAGGACATTGACACGCAGGCGTCGGTGattgtgctgctgctgcgcagctACCTGCTGACGTCGCACATTGGGCAGGCGGACCTGCTGGTGTCGCACACGCAGTTCCCGGAGAACGCCGTCAACAACCAGGTGGCGCGGTTCCTGTACTACCTGGGGCGCATCCGGGCGATCCAGCTGCGCTACACGGAGGCGCACGAGCacctgacggcggcgacgcgcaaggcgccgtcgagcgggTGCGCCGTGGGCTTCTCGCAGACGGCGACCAAGCTGCTCATGGTGGTGGAGCTGCTCATGGGCGACATCCCCGACCGCGCCACGTtccggctgccgtcgctcgaggacgcgctgcaCCCCtacctgctgctggtgcaggcGGTCCGCGTCGGCAACCTCGAGGACTTTGAGACGGCCATTGCCGACCACGCCGACACGttccgccgcgacggcacctACTCGCTCatcctgcgcctgcgccaaAACGTCATCAAGACGGGCATCCGCATGATGTCGCTGTCCTACTCGCGCATCTCGCTGCGCGACATTTGCAtccgcctccacctcggcaGCGAGGAGTCGGCCGAGTACATTGTCGCCAAGGCCATTAGGGATGGCGTCATCGAGGCCACCCTCGACCGCGAGCGCGGCTTCATGAAGAGCAAggaggtcggcgacgtctaCGCCACCcgcgagcccggcgaggcCTTTCACGACCGCATCCGCGCCTGCCTCGCGCTGCACGACGAGAGCGTCAAG GCCATGCGCTTCCCGATGAACCAGCaccgcctcgagctcaagAACGCGCAggaggcgcgcgagcgcgagcgcgaaaTGGCAAAGGAGATCCAGGAGggcgacctggacgaggacgacctcgGGGGCGACTTTGAGGGCATGTAG
- the TAF12 gene encoding Transcription initiation factor TFIID subunit 12 (COG:K~EggNog:ENOG503NYSW), with the protein MNPAQGQQGQPGQAAQPGQSGAAPQPQQRPPMYQPQQIRNLPMLSEDEKNKYEAGLRGLWNKANSSPAGSNDQNAARMKIIEFSRMLITKIQQRRSQIQQHQQQHVAQQPGQQQQQQPAQTPVRPPSAPQPPQKRPQPPQTQPAQPAQTPAQTQAQAQAQAQQQQQQQQQQQQNKEQASAGAPQGEGSAAAAPTPAQTATAAAATAPPAQRLKFPDHIMQHMNRLNIRPPPSMAGKTPAEVAKWTEDMRDRYGRALWTMENGKTKIASIEKHIKDRAAAGNPLKEDEARQLQQRKEQQAKLYTDAHKWVETFRKTQESLQPNTQGGQSGAAGAAAAGPAAAAAQQATPVPAPTRPQPPNQGGAATPAKAALEAAKHQQQMAAASRASPANGALAPAQAQGQPRPTPPNAAAAAAAQQPTQAPPPTQAQPQAQPQAQKTEQAHPPPVNTALASTMAAQAQAQAQQAQTQAQTPGSQAQGAARVQTPQSSTPATAAGPTRALSHSAAMSLANQRAAGSTPGSAPVQQQQPGVGTPTSATGPMNASAVQQQQQQGHPHAHPTQQTGIQAKMPISKQLPEKATAVPQGVTLGGGVSAGRPTMSQGTGTLGGVMNQPPVARIPAYNHDAEGDHVLSKKKLDELVRQVCGGTGEGQEGNLLSPDVEENILNMADSFVDNVLHSACRNAKERGSKVLEIRDIQLILERTYNIRVPGYSSDELRTVRKVQPSPGWIAKMSAVQAAKVMPGKGEL; encoded by the exons ATGAATCCCGCccagggccagcagggccagccgggccaggcagcccagccggGCCAGTCCGGGGCGGctccgcagccgcagcagcggcctcCCATGTACCAGCCGCAGCAGATCCGCAACCTGCCCATGCtgagcgaggacgagaagaacAAGTACGAGGCCGGCCTCCGCGGGCTGTGGAACAAGGCCAacagctcgccggccgggAGCAACGACCAGAACGCCGCCAGGATGAAGATCATCGAGTTCTCCCGGATGCTCATCACCAAGAtccagcagcgccgcagccagatccagcagcaccagcaacaacacgtcgcccagcagccgggccagcagcaacaacagcagccggCCCAGACACCGGtccggccgccgtcggcgccgcagccgccgcaaaAACgtccccagccgccgcagacgcagccagcccagccggcACAGACACCGGCGCAGACGCAGGCGCAAGCGCAGGCAcaagcccagcagcagcagcagcagcagcaacaacaacaacaaaacaAGGAGCAGGCGAGTGCCGGCGCGCCCCAGGGCGAAGGCTCCGCGGCCGCAgccccgacgcccgcgcagaccgccaccgctgccgccgccaccgctccCCCCGCGCAGCGGCTCAAGTTCCCCGACCACATCATGCAGCACATGAACCGGCTCAACatccggccgccgccgagcatggcGGGCAAGACGCCGGCCGAGGTCGCCAAGTGGACCGAGGACATGAGGGACCGCTATGGACGGGCCCTGTGGACCATGGAAAACGGCAAGACCAAGATCGCGTCCATCGAGAAGCACATCAAGGAcagagccgccgcgggcaacccgctcaaggaggacgaggcgcgccagctgcagcagcgcaaggagcagcaggccaagCTGTACACGGACGCGCACAAGTGGGTGGAAACGTTCAGGAAGACCCAGGAGAGCCTCCAGCCAAACACCCAAGGAGGCCagagcggcgccgcgggagctgctgccgcgggtcccgccgccgccgccgcgcagcaggccaCGCCGGTTCCGGCTCCGAccaggccgcagccgccgaaccagggcggcgcggcgacgcccgcaaaggcggcgctcgaggcggccaagcatcagcagcagatggccgcggcgagtcGGGCCTCCCCGGCCAACGGAGCCCTCGCGCCGGCCCAGGCACAGGGGCAGCCCCGACCTACGCCcccaaacgccgccgccgccgccgctgcccagcagcccacgcaggcgccgccgcccacgcagGCTCAACCGCAGGCTCAACCGCAGGCGCAAAAGACGGAGCAggcgcacccgccgccggtcAACACGGCCCTCGCATCGACCAtggccgcgcaggcgcaggcgcaggcgcagcaggcgcagaCGCAAGCGCAGACGCCCGGGTCGCAGGCAcagggcgccgcgcgggtgCAGACGCCGcagtcgtcgacgcccgccacggccgccgggccaACGCGCGCACTCAGTCACTCGGCCGCCATGTCACTCGCGAACCAGAGAGCCGCCGGAAGCACCCCGGGCAGCGCACCCgttcagcagcagcagcctggcgtcggcaccccaacgtcggcgacgggacCTATGAATGCCAgcgccgtgcagcagcagcagcagcagggtcaCCCCCACGCACACCCGACACAGCAGACAGGCATCCAAGCAAAGATGCCCATCTCCAAGCAGCTCCCGGAAAAGGCCACGGCCGTGCCGCAGGGCGTGACgctgggaggcggcgtcagcgccggccgaccgaccaTGTCGCAGGGCACGGGCACGCTCGGCGGCGTTATGAACCAGCCGCCCGTGGCCCGCATCCCGGCCTACaaccacgacgccgagggcgaccaCGTGCTCagcaagaagaagctcgacgagctcgtccggCAGgtgtgcggcggcacgggcgagggccaggagGGCAACCTCTTGTCGCCCGACGTGGAAGAG AACATCCTCAACATGGCCGACTCGTTTGTGGACAACGTGCTGCACTCGGCGTGCCGCAACGCCAAGGAGCGCGGCTCCAAGGTGCTCGAGATTCGCGACATCCAGCTGATCCTGGAGCGCACGTACAACATCCGCGTCCCGGGCTACTCGTCGGACGAGCTGCGGACGGTGCGCAAGGtgcagccgtcgccgggctggATCGCCAAGATGAGCGCCgtgcaggcggccaaggtgaTGCCGGGCAAGGGGGAGCTCTGA